ATGCGGGTGATGGTACTACTACTGCTACTATCCTGACTCAGGCTATCGTGACTGAGGGTTTGAAGAACGTTACTGCTGGTGCTAATCCTATGGACTTGAAACGTGGTATTGACAAGGCTGTGGCTGCTGTCGTTGCTTTCATCAAGGAGCATGCTGAACAGGTAGATGACAACTACGATAAGATTGAGCAGGTGGCTACTGTTTCTGCCAACAATGATGCTGAGATCGGTAAACTCTTGGCTGATGCTATGCGCAAGGTTTCTAAGGATGGTGTGATCACTATCGAGGAAAGCAAGAGCCGTGATACCAATATCGGTGTGGTAGAGGGTATGCAGTTCGACCGTGGTTACTTGAGCGGTTACTTCATGACTGATGCTGATAAGATGGAGTGCGTAATGGATAACCCATACATCCTCCTCTATGATAAGAAGATTTCTAACTTGAAGGAGTTCTTGCCTATCCTCCAGCCTGCTGCTGAGAGCGGTCGTCCTTTGTTGGTTATCGCTGAGGATGTTGATTCTGAGGCTTTGACTACTTTGGTTGTTAACCGTTTGCGTGGCGGTTTGAAGATCTGTGCTGTGAAGGCTCCAGGCTTCGGCGACCGTCGCAAGGCTATGTTGGAAGATATTGCTATCTTGACTGGTGGTGTTGTTATTTCTGAGGAGAAGGGCTTGAAGTTGGAACAGGCTACATTGGATATGCTCGGTTCTGCTGACAAGGTTACTGTCACCAAGGATAATACTACGATTGTGAATGGTCATGGAGAGAAGGCTAACATCCAGGATCGTGTAGCTCAGATCAAGAACGAGATTGAAAATACCAAGTCTTCTTATGACAAGGAGAAACTTCAGGAACGTCTGGCTAAGCTCGCCGGTGGTGTGGCTGTCCTCTATGTAGGTGCCAACTCTGAGGTGGAAATGAAGGAGAAGAAGGATCGTGTAGATGATGCTCTTTGCGCAACTCGTGCTGCTATCGAGGAAGGTATCGTTGCTGGTGGTGGTACTACTTATATCCGTGCTCTTGAGGCTTTGAAGGATATGAAGGGTGATAACGCTGATGAAACTACGGGTATCCGCATCGTTGAGCGTGCCATCGAGGAGCCTCTCCGTCAGATTGTTGCTAACGCAGGTGGCGAGGGTTCTGTAGTTGTTAATAAAGTACGCGAGGGTGAAGGTGACTTCGGTTACAATGCCCGCAAGGATGTTTACGAGGATATGCGTCAGGCTGGTATCGTTGACCCTGCTAAGGTAGAGCGTGTGGCTTTGGAGAATGCGGCTTCTATCGCTGGCCTTTTCTTGACTACAGAGTGCGTGTTGGTTGATAAACCTGAGCCAGCTCCTGCTGCTCCAGCAGCTGCACCTGGTATGGGTGGCATGATGTAAAAAGCATCTGATAGAAAAAGCAGTGTCTGACAGAAAAAGACGTATTTTTCTGCTGAAGATGTATTTTTCTGCATAAGAAGCATTTCACGGTAGATGATGCGGCAAATATCAGAAACTGCATTTAAGTAGCTAAAATGTAAACTACAAATAACAAAATGGGGATGATTCTTACGAATTATCCCCATTTTTAGGTATTTT
This is a stretch of genomic DNA from Segatella hominis. It encodes these proteins:
- the groL gene encoding chaperonin GroEL (60 kDa chaperone family; promotes refolding of misfolded polypeptides especially under stressful conditions; forms two stacked rings of heptamers to form a barrel-shaped 14mer; ends can be capped by GroES; misfolded proteins enter the barrel where they are refolded when GroES binds); protein product: MAKDIKYNMDARDLLKKGVDQLANAVKVTLGPKGRNVVIEKKFGAPQITKDGVTVAKEVELENKFENTGAQLVKSVASKTGDDAGDGTTTATILTQAIVTEGLKNVTAGANPMDLKRGIDKAVAAVVAFIKEHAEQVDDNYDKIEQVATVSANNDAEIGKLLADAMRKVSKDGVITIEESKSRDTNIGVVEGMQFDRGYLSGYFMTDADKMECVMDNPYILLYDKKISNLKEFLPILQPAAESGRPLLVIAEDVDSEALTTLVVNRLRGGLKICAVKAPGFGDRRKAMLEDIAILTGGVVISEEKGLKLEQATLDMLGSADKVTVTKDNTTIVNGHGEKANIQDRVAQIKNEIENTKSSYDKEKLQERLAKLAGGVAVLYVGANSEVEMKEKKDRVDDALCATRAAIEEGIVAGGGTTYIRALEALKDMKGDNADETTGIRIVERAIEEPLRQIVANAGGEGSVVVNKVREGEGDFGYNARKDVYEDMRQAGIVDPAKVERVALENAASIAGLFLTTECVLVDKPEPAPAAPAAAPGMGGMM